Proteins encoded in a region of the Bacillus sp. T3 genome:
- a CDS encoding outer membrane lipoprotein carrier protein LolA: MRKSWLVLLAGLLMVLVLSACGQKTKEDVVKDLDGKLGKLAAYKADAEMTLQMGTEPQTYEVEIWHKDPSFYRVNLKNAKKDQSQMILRNDEGVFVLTLALNKSFKFQSDWPQNSSQAYLYESLIKDILEDKQSKFSTTKNNYVFETKTRYQNNKMLPLQEITLNKKDLSPVSVKVMDSDRNALVTVKFTSVKFDPNLEKKDFDMEKNMTGAQLEVPVMGDVKEKGFAVKYPETELPGVSLVSEKEIKTENGKRIVLTYDGEKSYTLVQEKAEIMPATSSSSSMMGEPVDLGFTIGALSDNRISWTYEGVDYSISSKDLTDVEMASIARSVQGEAVK, encoded by the coding sequence ATGAGGAAAAGCTGGTTGGTGCTTCTCGCTGGGCTTTTAATGGTTTTGGTATTGTCTGCTTGTGGTCAAAAAACAAAGGAAGATGTGGTCAAGGATTTAGATGGAAAACTGGGAAAACTAGCTGCCTATAAAGCAGATGCGGAAATGACACTGCAAATGGGTACCGAGCCACAAACCTATGAAGTAGAGATTTGGCACAAAGACCCTTCTTTTTACAGAGTGAATTTAAAAAATGCTAAAAAAGACCAAAGTCAAATGATTCTGCGCAATGATGAAGGGGTATTCGTCTTGACACTGGCTCTAAATAAAAGCTTTAAATTCCAAAGTGACTGGCCGCAAAACAGTAGCCAGGCCTATTTATATGAATCTTTGATTAAAGATATACTCGAGGATAAACAATCGAAGTTCTCAACAACAAAAAACAATTATGTTTTCGAAACGAAAACTCGATATCAGAATAACAAAATGCTGCCACTTCAAGAAATTACTCTTAATAAAAAAGACTTGTCCCCAGTTAGTGTCAAGGTCATGGACTCGGATCGGAATGCACTAGTGACGGTTAAATTCACTTCTGTAAAATTTGATCCGAACCTTGAAAAGAAAGATTTTGATATGGAAAAGAATATGACAGGAGCTCAATTAGAGGTTCCGGTTATGGGCGATGTGAAAGAAAAGGGATTCGCGGTAAAATATCCAGAAACAGAACTTCCTGGAGTTAGTTTAGTGAGTGAGAAGGAAATAAAAACAGAGAACGGAAAAAGAATTGTCTTAACCTATGATGGTGAGAAGTCCTATACATTGGTACAGGAAAAGGCAGAAATCATGCCAGCAACATCATCCTCTTCCTCGATGATGGGCGAGCCGGTGGATTTAGGATTTACAATCGGAGCCCTGTCAGATAATCGAATAAGCTGGACATATGAAGGGGTAGATTATTCCATTTCCTCTAAAGACCTAACAGATGTTGAAATGGCAAGTATTGCCCGTTCCGTCCAAGGTGAAGCAGTAAAATAA